The DNA sequence CATTTAAGTAACCGCTTCGCGAAAGCTTCACCTTACACCGATTCCAGATTATATAATACGCTGACGAAGACGTTTTAAGCATGgtccgaagacgacgacgctctgGGCACCGTGcactgtctaccatcttgtcagctgtaCAGGTATCGTAAATATTCTGCACTTACATTTGTGAATTCTTTTAgccccgtagcaatatatatatatatatatatatatatatatatatatatatatatatatatatatatatatatatatatatatatatgtatatatatatatatatatatatatatatatatatatatatatatatatatatatatatatatatatatatatatatatatatatatatatatatatatatatatacacgctgtGTCCAGCAGCTAAACCTATGTCAAGATATTGCGAGTCCTATCGGGGAGCTGAAACGTCAGTTACCGGTCCCGGTAGTGGACCTGAAAGGGAGCCTGGGCACCGACGTCTGCTCGAGGGCGCCCGTCTGCCAGGAGCAGCGCCTGCCCAAGTCTTGCGTCACTTCCCTCAGGTCGTCTACCAAGACTTCCAGGAGTGGCGCCATCGTGTACGGGTCCGGAACTTCCGGCGCCTTCGTTTGCGGCGAGATGCCGCTTCCGGCCGTGCTGTACACTGCGTGCACATCATTGCTGGAGCGCGTTCCACTTCTAAGCGTAGACGGCAATAAGTGTGACTGTAAAGTATGAGCGCATAAGTGACAAAATTTTTTACTTGTCACtgcccaaaaaagaaaaaaataataagaaaacgaAAGGAGCCTTAGGTGTCCGCACGGACACCTTGTTAACTAGCACGCTAGTTAAGCACCTGTCTGAAAACGTTAATTTTCGCATCGTAAACAACCTGTAAGGTATGCGTGTGGTGTCTTGAAACACGAGTTTTCCTGCGATGTGAGCTAGTTGGTGCAAAAAAAACATGGATAGACGCGATGCTTAAAAGCGCAACAAGGATTAGGTTAGGTGCCACAAGAAGAGAAAGTGAAGCGCTTCACATTCTCCGTGTTCTTTTATTCCGGCCGCTCACTTTGAAGtcaaactgcaacaaaatttgacttgactaaattggttataaattaGTATTGCGCATACAACTGacgcaatcttggcaaagcttcTAGGACTGTTAATGGTCTAACTGACGTATTAGCCGCCCTTAAAAAAGCGTCCAAGCAGGCAACGCGTGCCCCTTGTAGTTAGGTGATATGACTAAGTCTCAGAACATCCCCTCCCAGACTCGAGCGGCACCCTATCTCTGAGGTCATGCTGCGGAGCCGCGCATTCTGAGTCATGCGCCACTTCCGGCAAAAGATTATGGCGGCGTTGctctttggtttttttttcttattttaaaaattttggtATCAAACACGTCTACTCTTACGGCCCTATTACGCCCGTATATAAAACCTCACATTTTGCACGGTGGTTGCTCTATGCCGACACTACCCCAAGCTAGACTCattgtttcggcaaaaagattttcgagcCAGCCGTACCCAGGCCCTAGctcatgtggcgcaaggaagctactgaattatttaaatttctcaagctaaaatacgtagaaaaatcgtaaagtacgacttacacacaacctacagacatgatgggcgtcggattgtaatttgactacacGAAAAccaaataaaccccttttcctgcGTTTCTACCAGTCATAGACTggctacggcgtccgccatttgcacgCGCCGGTGCTTGAgtatctcgggggccacggagcggtgCGCCTAGTTTCTTGCAAtacatccagatggcgctcacctctgcCGCATCGTggccacgcaagaggccgcgtttctaccagaaagcccgccttcttgcatagcgttcgcggccagcgttaacgaaaaaaaaaacatgtaaaacgcaaaaacgtttttctgagataactccacGACCGTTTTTAAAGAAATCTGTCgtatttgagagataaagttaaattctagtgactgttggaaacggaatttcaatttagggcctgaattttattaagaatctttttttaatttgaaagcttgaaataaatggaagcacgaagtctACAAATTAACAGCTCAGCATCAAGTACAGATATTGGTTTTCACGGCATCCATTATATCACTGAAAGCAGACAAATTAAATATGTCTATTTATATCTTGCATATATTTATTACCTTGTGTACAAGagttctgcgaaagctgtatttcccTATTACAATGTTTTAagattcatgtttaacatatccatttcgtccgctttagatgtactgttacaTTCAATTTACACAGTTGTGATatcttttttcattgctgagtgacagagctgaaaacttgatagtttcggtttctgaaaattttcgacaCTTGCCACTTTTCATAAAAGATTGACTACTTTAATCGAAAATTCGAGACTAACAGGCACTAGACGttcagtttttattttaaatgcaacaaacttcgtcaaatttggtgcagtggttgcggagaaaaacgaattctccttttacatgtatttagacaggagcacgcGAGCTAAGGCTTCGTAAGCTTtaactcgggtgctcctatctaaatacatgtaaaaggtgtGCGTGggcttacatacatacatacatacatacatacatacatacatacatacatacatacatacatacatacatacatacatacatacatacatacatacatacatacatacatacatacatacatacatacatacatacatacatacatacatacatacatacatacatacatacatacatacatacattactACGTAATGCATTCGAGAAATGGAACGAACTTGTGGTCCCAGAGGACGTCCTGGACGTCCGGAACGGCTTCGTGGAAGGCCGGCTGGAATCCGCGGAGGCCGCACCCTGCCGATGCCCGGCGGCCTGCGTGCCGCTGGACGACTCGTCCGCCGCCTGCTTCGACGGCGCCTGCATCGCGGCTCCCTTAGGGTCACTCCGCGAGCTCCTATTCACTTCCTCGGGCATGGCCGGCGCTTTCTTCTGGCTCGAGCTCGTAGGTCGcgttggcagcggaggcagctgCAGGTCGTCGTTGCTCACCTCCTTCGAAAACGACACGAGGGAATCgctcggcgtcggcgtcggcgtcgacgtcgCCAGTGGACCGGCTGGGACCTGCGTTGATGACGTAAACGAGTGGTACGGTGAGCCGACAAGTGAAGTAAATGAAATGCGGGATAACCGCGGACGTGCTTGTAGAGCAGAAGACGGCAACCAACAAGTACCTGAAGTGATTCGTTCTTTCATTGCGTCCGCTAGGCGGAGAGGCCTGAATGCCAGTCCAACGCAGGCAGACAGGGCGTCACTATGACCGGGGTTGAAGTTTATTTTGGTTCATTTACAAAAGAACCAAGCCACGCAGAGCGAGGCTAAAGGTGTTATTCACACCGAAATAAGGACTACCCTCCAGGAACAATAAAAAGCATACATTGGCAGTTCATAAGCACGTACCTGTATGCAGTAGTAATGCAAGCGCATACAGGAGTTgcagatataggtgcacgttatcGAGGAAACACAAAGTACAAATGCTAACAAAAACTTCCACAGCGCAGAAACAAAGCTAGCGTACTTAGGGCTAGATTTActacgcataaatacccaagacagTCACTGGCCGTCGCCGCAGCACCGCCAGCCGTACGCATTTTAAATCaaggatccgggacctcaaagatgTGCGGCGTAATGCTGACGCATTTCTCCAGCATTCACCGCTAAATCACCAATGGACATATTTGCATCGAAGACATTTATGTACCGTTCGTTCTTTCATTGCGTCCGCGAAGGACAGAGCCGTTAACCAGTATATCTGTAGCGATGCCGGAGCCCTCTCCCGCGTCCGCCACAGGTTACTAAACCGACTATAGTTACTAGACTTACTAAAACTTCAGACGTCCCTAAGCTCTCGCGCGAAAGCATTTGCCGGCAAGCACAAAGGGAAGTTTATTTGGACATTACAAAACGTAAATACACACAACCAGAAAAACTGCGACTTATAATTATTTCTTCCACATAACGAAAAGACGGTATGCCAGCAATAAGTTTATTTCCACAGTGATGTGTTGCTACCGCGGAACGAGAACAATACCAGCAGCCACAAAATTATGAACAAACAGGCAGGACTGACTGCACGTCAACAATGCAGCGGAGTTCTACCCTTGCTTTGTCACCGATTTACCTATTTTCGCGAACCCCGCAGCAGCACGGGTTATTTAACAAAACATGACGAAATATTTATCCTACCGTTGAAAAATGCTGTTTCTAGAACCTGTATAAGTCTGTGAGAACTACgttctcataatttttttttatttggcttaCTGTTGGCGTTCTACGGTGAACGTGCCCTGCAACTATAGGCGGCGCGTGAACGCGCAAATTTTTGCATGGGCGCCTTTTTGTACGACCAAGAAAGTCCGACCACCGACCGCGAAAGCGTATATAAGAGTAAAAGATTGTTACTGTCTTTTAAAAGTAAGCCACTCTTTTTGGTTCCCTCGATTGTTTCGCAGATAAAAACGCAGCGCACTCTCTCCATGGCCTCCGACATCCGGAGGCGCGGGCTAACACCGTGCGCTGCCCGATCTCCGAGGCCGTGCTTCGCTCATGTTCTGTCTTACCTCTTGCGCCTTCAACTTAGCCGGAGCAGgcgaaagaggaggaggaggaggaagggacGGCGCAGGGTTCCTGGCCTTCTTACTGTCCGTGCTTCTGGATCCGCTCAGCTTCGACGCGCTAGTCCTGGAGCGCGAGCGATCCTTGGACGGGACGGAGCGCTGCTTGTCGCCCCTGGTCTGAGCGCGTGCCTTCTTCGCCTTGGACGGCTTGGCCTTGCGCAACCGGGAGGCCCgggggtgcagcggtggcgtggAACCCGCTGTGGCCCGCAACGCTTCCGAGTCCATGGGCACGCTGGTCGTCACCGTCTCGGTCACCGCCGCGTCGGCGTCCTCTTTGGACGCCCCGTCCTCGTTCTGCCGTGCACTCATCTTCGCGAAGGCCGCACTTGATCGTGATCCTTGAGGACAACGGTTGGAGCTGCTTCTCGCCCTGTCtggtcttcttcttcctctgccCGCGTGCCAGCTTGTGTGTTGCCATTCGCGTTctgggaagctttagctcgggtgctcctacatgatgatgatgatgacgacgatgatgatgatgatgaagtcttAATTAATGTCCtaaacccactatgggggataggccacgagctgggtggtaatatgattaaaaaaataaaattaattaattaattaattaataacacAGAAAAGGAAATcctacatgatgatgatgatgaagtcctAATTAATGTCAtaaacccactatgggggataggccacgaatcgggtgttAATATGATTAAAAGAATAAAATTGATTAGTTATTAAATAAATAAcacagaaaaggaaaataaatgtataacccaagatgaaaaataaactgtgatGCTTCTATCTAAATTCATgcaaaaagagaattcgtttttctcagccacgagtgcaccaaatttgacgatgtttgttgcatttaaaagaagaacttaAAATGTAGTGTCTATTTCGAGTTTTTTTATTTACGCCGCAAATTTTTTTATtagaaattggcaaaaatcgaaaattttcagaaaatgatactatcaagtttacaacttgatagcacagcaatgaaaaattatattaGAATTTGATggattgcatctaatagtgcatctaaagctgCCAAAACTGgtatgttacacataaatctttaaaaaaattgtaGTATTGAAATACACTTCTTGCAGaagccttgtacacaacgtaagaaaATCATGTAAGACATAAAGTGACACATCGGATTTGTCCGCTTTTGatgatctaatggataccgttcacagaaccgtgatatccGTTCATGAtgcagagttattaatttgtaaacgtcgtgcttctagcTTTGTTTAGAAATCTGGGATTTCTGAAAATTCTTTCAAAAATATTCAGGCCCTACATCAAAATTCCGATTCCAAGAGTAACTAGAacttagctttctctctcaagttcaacaatttttttttaagttggtacaggggttacctcagaaaagcatttATGCATTTCACATGTATatgaataggtcgcgtcggagttgggccccagctaaagcttcctgccGCACGCAGCCCCTCTCAAGCTTATAAGATATCAATTGTATGTGTTATTAGGAGGCTAAATTCTAACAAAGTGCGTTAGTCATCATTGCGTGTTGCTTTGCCAACGGTGGTATCTGTGGTCGATCCGACGTGCCCGGCACACGAGGCTGCACGGGACCTAACTCACCGTGCGATCCCGGACTCCCTGTCGGCAGGATGGGAGGGCGAGCGCGACATCCTCGTCACTTACAACTATTCATTTCCTTGTCTCCACATGCTGCATATCTTGTACCCTTCCTGTATCCTGTATCCTACATCCTGTACCCTTCCTGTTGTCCCCACTGTGGGGCCAAACCCATGGTGTATCACTCCATATGGGAATGCCCTAACCCTTCAGGTGTTCCTCCTGTACACGACCCTACCCTTTCCTCTTAggagtctgcgctgctcagcacaagccagcaggaacagcaacggctgatccagcgggctcgcgaagtcgagcatggcaatggagccctggactgagagccccactcatcgaggaaattttctacttgctttatgaaataaatgtttattctctctctctctctctcgcctagCGTTATAAGTTAGTCAAGAGAAGCATGCCGCTACCGCACAAAGCACTCAATAAAGCACGAGGAGTCACGTACAGGCGGCTTCAGACGGGCACCTGCCCGtgcccggccttcctgcacaaaatCTTTCCGGACGCGCACCCTCACAATGCGTGCCGCTACTGTAAGGATATAGCGAGCCTTGCTCACATGCTTTGGCCTAGATGCTCACATGCTAGATGCCTAGATGCCTCGCATGTTCACAGGCCTAGAAAATTTCGATTCTAGGAATATTTTTCACTTCTCCCAAAAAGCGCTTTTTTGTCGCTTATGTCGTTCCCTGCGATAATACGCGTGCTGTACAGGGGTATACGCGAAGAATAGGCTGAAATTTGAAAATCGGCTTTTTCGGCAAAAAGGTAAGGCCTAGAAAATTTCGATTCTGGGAAGATTTTTTACTTCTGCCAAAAAGCGCTCTTTGTCGCTTAAGTCGTTCCCTGCGAAAATACGCGTGCTGTACAGGGGTATACGCGAAGAATAGGCTCACATTTGAAACTCGGCTTTTTCGGGGAAAAGGTAAGGCCTAAAAAATTTCGATTCTGAGAAGATTTTTCACTTCTCCCAAAAAGCGCTTTTTGTCGCTTAAATCGTGCGCCGCGATAACACGCGTGCTTTCAAGGGGTGCAAGCGAAGAATAAGCTGACATTTGAAAATCTGCTTTTTCGGCAAAAAAGGTAAGGcaatgaaaatatcgtttttccgacgaaaaataaagtgtctctaatgcgccggttctccgcatgtatcagtcccagggcatgcgcagaggccctTTAACGCGcgaaatgaacgattaggcaaagaataattgtcccctaaaattgaaagaatggtaagcctatagcccatgaaaatatcgttttttcgacgaaaattgaagtgtctcataggcgctggttctccgcatatatcagtcccagggcatgcgcagaggccgtttaaagcgataaatgaacgattaggcaaagaataattgtcccctaaaattgaaagaatggtaagcctatagcccatgaaaatatcgtttttccgacgaaaaataaagtgtctcataggcgctggttctccgcatatatcagtcccagggcatgcacagagtctgtttaacgcgataaatggacgattaggcaaagaataatttttcccctaaaattgaaaaaatggtaagcctatagcccatgaaaatatcgttttttcgacgaaaaatgaagtgtctcataggcgctggttctccgcatatatcagtcccagggcatgcgcagaggccgtttaacgcgataaatggacgattaggcaaagaataatttttcccctaaaattgaaaaaatggtaagcctatagcccatgaaaatatcgttttttcgacgaaaaatgaagtgtctcataggcgctggttctccgcatatatcagtcccagggcatgcgcagaggccgtttaacgcgcgaaatgaacgattaggcaaagaataattgtcccctaaaattgaaagaatggtaagcctatagcccatgaaaatatcgttttttcgacgaaaaatgaagtgtctcataggcgctggttctccgcatatatcagtcccagggcatgcgcagaggccgtttaacgcgataaatggatgattaggcaacgaataatttttcccctaaaattgaaaaaatggtaagcctatagcccatgaaaatatggttttttcgacgaaaaatgaagtgtctcataggcgctggttctccgcatatatcagtcccagggcatgcgcagaggccctTTAACGCGcgaaatgaacgattaggcaaagaataattgtcccctaaaattgaaagaatggtaagcctatagcccatgaaaatatcgttttttcgacgaaaattgaagtgtctcataggcgctggttctccgcatatatcagtcccagggcatgcgcagaggccgtttaacgcgataaatggacgattaggcaacgaataatttttcccctaaaattgaaaaaatggtaaccctatagcccatgaatatatcatttttccgacgaaaaataaagtgtctctaaaccgctggttctccgcatatatcagtccccgggcatgcgcagaggccgtttaaagcgataaatgaacgattaggcaacgaataatttttcccctaaaattgaaaaaatggtaagcctatagcccatgaaaatatcgttttttcgacgaaaaatgaagtgtctcataggcgctggttctccgcatatatcagt is a window from the Dermacentor albipictus isolate Rhodes 1998 colony chromosome 6, USDA_Dalb.pri_finalv2, whole genome shotgun sequence genome containing:
- the LOC139046796 gene encoding uncharacterized protein isoform X1, producing the protein MSARQNEDGASKEDADAAVTETVTTSVPMDSEALRATAGSTPPLHPRASRLRKAKPSKAKKARAQTRGDKQRSVPSKDRSRSRTSASKLSGSRSTDSKKARNPAPSLPPPPPLSPAPAKLKAQEVPAGPLATSTPTPTPSDSLVSFSKEVSNDDLQLPPLPTRPTSSSQKKAPAMPEEVNRSSRSDPKGAAMQAPSKQAADESSSGTQAAGHRQGAASADSSRPSTKPFRTSRTSSGTTMYSTAGSGISPQTKAPEVPDPYTMAPLLEVLVDDLREVTQDLGRRCSWQTGALEQTSVPRLPFRSTTGTAQPKPAAARTSGRPNPPEGGLDFCSFAVGTTASSMLFIVVLYFFKGLRSPMSNCGGQNCSDSSASYAPHN
- the LOC139046796 gene encoding uncharacterized protein isoform X2, whose translation is MSARQNEDGASKEDADAAVTETVTTSVPMDSEALRATAGSTPPLHPRASRLRKAKPSKAKKARAQTRGDKQRSVPSKDRSRSRTSASKLSGSRSTDSKKARNPAPSLPPPPPLSPAPAKLKAQEVPAGPLATSTPTPTPSDSLVSFSKEVSNDDLQLPPLPTRPTSSSQKKAPAMPEEVNRSSRSDPKGAAMQAPSKQAADESSSGTQAAGHRQGAASADSSRPSTKPFRTSRTSSGTTTQPKPAAARTSGRPNPPEGGLDFCSFAVGTTASSMLFIVVLYFFKGLRSPMSNCGGQNCSDSSASYAPHN